The Kluyvera intermedia genome includes the window GCGCGGGTTGGCGCAGTAGAAAGCTATCCCGAAGTCGGCGTGCTGATTGATAGTCTCAGTCAGGAAGGGGTACGCGGTGTTCACCTGATGCCGCTGATGCTGGTGGCGGGCGACCACGCGATTAACGACATGGCCTCGGACGAAGAAGATTCGTGGAAAACGCTGTTTAACGCGGCGGGTATTCCGGCGACACCGTGGCTCAACGGGCTGGGTGAGAATCCGGCGGTGCGGGCGATGTTTGTTGAACACCTGCAACAATCGCTGGAGGTCGCATGAGCGGAAAACTGTACGCCCTGAGCACCGGCCCCGGTGCGGCGGATCTTATCACCGTTCGTGCCGCGCGCATTCTCGGCTCGCTCGATATTCTCTACGCGCCTGCGGGACGTAAAGGCGGCGACAGCCTCGCGCTCTCCATCGTGCGGGAATATTTAGGAGAGCACACCGAAGTGCGCTGCTGCCATTTCCCGATGAGCGCTGACAGTGCCGAAAAAGAGGCGGTGTGGGACGACGTTTCTGGTGCGCTAGTGCGTGAAGTTGAAGCCGGAAAACAGGTCGGTTTTATTACTCTCGGGGACGCGATGCTGTTCAGCACCTGGGTCTTTTTGCTCAAGCGCATCGGCAGCCCGGAGTGGCTGGAAATTGTTCCCGGTGTGACCTCGTTCGCCGCCATTGCCGCGCGCGCACAAACGCCGTTGGCGATGGAGCAACAGTCGCTGGCGGTTGTCGCCTGCACCGCGCCGGAATCGGAGATTGAACACGCGCTGGCGCAGCATGACAG containing:
- a CDS encoding cobalt-factor II C(20)-methyltransferase, encoding MSGKLYALSTGPGAADLITVRAARILGSLDILYAPAGRKGGDSLALSIVREYLGEHTEVRCCHFPMSADSAEKEAVWDDVSGALVREVEAGKQVGFITLGDAMLFSTWVFLLKRIGSPEWLEIVPGVTSFAAIAARAQTPLAMEQQSLAVVACTAPESEIEHALAQHDSLVLMKVYGRFPRIKALLAKAGLLDCALMMAEATLPGEQCWRNLAEVADDQPLPYFSTILVNKQWELKK